A single genomic interval of Puntigrus tetrazona isolate hp1 chromosome 1, ASM1883169v1, whole genome shotgun sequence harbors:
- the grhprb gene encoding glyoxylate reductase/hydroxypyruvate reductase b, producing MWCSRTALGRLRKIAPCTVTGFPRAMSTLPKVFVTRKVPPDGLDILRKSGQVEFEMWESDDPIPRVELLKKVKGCDGILCVLTEKIDAQLLQAAGPNLKVLSTMSVGFDHLSLEELKKRGIRVGYTPDVLTDCVAELTVALLLTTSRRLIEATHEAKTGGWGTWRTLWLCGHELANSTVGILGLGRIGVAIAERLKPFKVKKFIYTDVTPRPELANMIEAEYVSFDELAKQSDFLAVCCALTPETHGICNWNLFSKMKKNAIFINTSRGGVVNQEDLYEALSTGLIAGAGLDVTTPEPLPTHHPLFTLKNCVILPHIASASYTTRNAMSALAANNLLAGLRGEPMPKELQL from the exons ATGTGGTGCAGCAGGACAGCGCTCGGGAGACTGCGGAAGATCGCCCCGTGTACCGTCACCGGATTTCCTCGCGCGATGTCCACGTTACCGAAGGTGTTCGTCACGCGCAAGGTGCCGCCGGACGGACTGGACATTCTACGCAAATCCGGACA GGTGGAGTTTGAGATGTGGGAATCTGATGACCCTATACCTCGTGTGGAGCTGCTGAAAAAGGTCAAAGGTTGCGATGGAATTCTGTGTGTACTCACAGAGAAGATTGACGCACAGCTGCTGCAAGCTGCAG GTCCAAACCTAAAAGTCCTCAGCACTATGTCAGTAGGCTTTGATCATCTTTCTCTGGAAGAGCTCAAGAAAAG GGGAATCCGTGTGGGATATACTCCAGACGTTCTGACGGATTGTGTGGCTGAATTGACTGTTGCCTTGTTACTCACTACATCCAGAAGACTCATTGAGGCCACACACGAGGCTAAAAC GGGTGGCTGGGGAACGTGGAGAACTTTGTGGCTATGTGGTCATGAACTTGCAAACAGCACAGTTGGCATCTTGGGACTCGGGAGGATTG GTGTGGCTATCGCCGAGCGTCTGAAGCCATTCAAGGTGAAGAAATTCATCTACACAGATGTGACGCCGAGACCTGAGCTAGCAAATATGATAGAGGCGGAATACG tgtctTTTGATGAGCTGGCAAAGCAGTCGGATTTCCTGGCTGTATGCTGTGCTTTGACTCCAGAGACTCATGGGATCTGCAATTGGAATCTCTTCTCCAAGATGAAGAAAAACGCCATCTTCATCAACACAAGCAG AGGTGGAGTGGTTAATCAGGAGGATCTGTATGAAGCGCTCTCTACCGGTCTGATTGCTGGAGCGGGGCTGGATGTCACCACACCTGAACCACTGCCCACACACCATCCTCTTTTCACACTCAAAAACTGcg TGATTCTCCCACACATTGCCAGTGCTTCGTATACAACACGCAACGCCATGTCTGCTCTTGCTGCCAACAACCTGCTGGCTGGACTCAGGGGAGAACCCATGCCCAAAGAACTTCAACTGTAA